Part of the Acidimicrobiia bacterium genome is shown below.
GTCCTCGAGGCGCTCCCGCAGCCGATGGTGCGCGGTTTGGGACCGGTGATCGGCGGGGTGTGCGCCGATCTCCATCGGGATCACGGTGTCGACCTGCGACTCGGCGTGTCGGTCGAGGCGATCGAGGGCGCGGGGCGCGTCGAGCGCGTGCGGCTCGCCGACGGCACGAGGATCGACGCGGACCTGCTCGTCGTCGGCATCGGCGTGGTGCCCGCGACCGACTGGCTGGCGTCGAGCGGACTCACGCTCGACAACGGTGTGGTGTGCGACGAGACGTGCCTCGCCGCGCCCGGTGTCGTCGTGGCCGGCGACGCGGCGCGCTGGCCGAACCCGTTGTTCGACGGCGAGATGATGCGGCTCGAGCACTGGACGAACGCGACCGAGCAGGGTGTCGCCGCGGCAGAGCGGTTGCTCGCGTCGGACGCGGACGCGGTGCCGTTCGCGCCGGTGCCGTTCGTGTGGTCCGATCAGTACGACGTGAAGATCCAGAGCGTCGGCCGCTTCAACGCCGACGACGAGGTGCACGTCGCGCACGGCTCACTCGAGGAACGGCGCTTCGTCGCGCTGTTCGGACGCGCGGGCCGGCTCGTCGGCGCGCTCGGTTTCGGACGGCCGCGACCGGTGATGCAGTACCGCCGCATGATCGGCGACCGCCGCTCGCTCGCGGAGGCGCTCGAGCACGCGGCGAACGGCTGAGGCGCGCGTTCACATGGTCGCATCCTCGCTCGGCTCGGCACGGCGCTTGGTCGTCGTGCGGCGGCGACCGCTCGCCTGCTCCGGTCACATGGTCGCGTCCTCGCTCGGCTCGGCACGGCGCTTGATGGTCGTACGGCGGCGGCCGTTCGCCTGCTCCGCGCCGTGACCTCGCTCCTCGTCACCAACGACTTCCCGCCCAAGGTCGGCGGCATCCAGTCGTACCTCTGGGAGCTGTGGCGGCGACTGCCACCGGACGACACGACCGTGCTCACCACGCCGCACCCGGACGCGGCGCGGTTCGACCGCGACGTTCCGTTCCGCATCGAGCGCGTTTCGAGCAAGGTGCTGTGGCCGACGCGCGCGATCGCGCGTCGCGTCGACGCGCTGGCGCGCGAGGTCGGCGCCGACGTGATCTTCCTCGACCCGATGCTGCCGCTCGGGCTCATCGGGCCGCGCCTTCGGTCCGCGCCGTACGTCGTGATCGCGCACGGTGCCGAGATCACGCTGCCCGGTCGGCTTCCCGGCAGCCACGCGCTCGGGCGGCGCGTGCTGCGGCACGCGGCCGGCGTGGTCGCGGCGGGGGAGTACGCGGCGGCCGCGTGCGCGCGCACCGCGGGCCGCGCGCTGCCGACGCTCGTGATCCCACCCGGCGTCGATCCCGAACGGTTCCAGCCGATCGACGCGACCGCGCGCGCCGAGGTGCGCGCCCGGTACCGCATCGACGTCGACCGGCCGCTGATTCTCGGGCTCAGCCGGCTCGTGCCGCGCAAGGGCTTCGACGTGTTGATCCGCGCGGTCGCGCAGCTCGACGACTCGGTGCAGCTCGCGATCGCGGGCGCGGGCCGCGACGAGAACCGGCTGAAGGATCTCGCGGTCTCGCACCAGGTACACCCGCGCGTGCGTTTTCTCGAACGGCTGCCGGCGGCCGAGATCGCGCCGCTCTACGCGGCGGCCGACGTGTTCGCGATGCTCTGCCGCGACCGCTGGGGCGGGCTCGAGGCCGAGGGGTTCGGGATCGTGTTCGTCGAGGCCGCGGCGTGCGGCGTGCCGTCGATCGCCGGGCGCAGCGGCGGCTCGCACGAGGCGGTGGTCGACGGTGAGACCGGCTTCGTCGTCGAGCCGCAGGACGTCGACGGCGTCCGGGCCGCGCTCGAGCGCCTCCTCGGCGACGACGCGCTCCGCGCCCGCTTCGGTGCGGCTGCGCGCGAGCGGGCGCGCACGGAGTTGTCGTACGAGGTCCTCACGCAGCGGCTGCTGCCGGTGACGCGCGGCGACCTCGGGAGCCTCCGGACCGGCCCTCGCTAGCCTTCGGGTCGTGGTGTCCGAGCCCGGTGGGCGGATCATCGTGTGGTCGTGGGCCACGACCGCGTTGTTCACCGTGGTCGCCGCGCTCGACGCCTTCGGCGTGCCGCCGTTCGATCAAATCGCGCCCTGGGCGTGCTTCGCCTTGTTCGTCGTGTCGCTCGGCATCTGGCTCTACGCGTTCGGGCTCGCGGTGGTGCGCAGCACGCGCGGCGACGACATCTCGGTCGCGACCCTGTTCTTCCTGTCGAGCGGCGCCGCGCCTGCGCTCGTGCGCAAGCATCTGATGGCGGCGCTCGGCGTCGCGATCGTCGTCGGGCTCGCAACGGTGAAGTCGAACCCGACGAGCATCCTCGTGCCGATGCTCCCGCTGGGTCTGGCCGGCATGTGGTCGGCGCGCCACGGCACGTTCCCGCCGCGCGCAGGCTTCGACCGCGCGTCCACGTCCGCTCCGAGGAGGTCCGATGGCCGACCACGCAAGTGAGCGCATCCGCATCGATGCGCCCGCCGATCGTTGCTTCGACGTCGCGATCGACTTCGAGTCGTATCCCGAGTGGGCGAAGGACGTGAAGAGCGCCGTCATCATCGAAGCGGACGACGAAGGGCGCGGCACGAAGGTCGAGTACCGCGCCGCCGCGCTCGGTCGCAGCGTGCGCTACGTGCTCGCCTACGACTACGCGGACGCGCCGGATTCGTTCTCGTGGCACTTCGTGGAAGGCGACATGCTGCGCCAGCTCGACGGCACGTACCGATTCGAGGCCGAGTCCGACGGCTCGACCCGCGTGCACTACGACCTGAGCGTCGAGATCGCGGTGCCGTTGCCGGGTCTCATCAAGCGCCGCGCGGCCGCGCTCATCATGGGCAGCGCGCTGAAGGAGCTGAAGGCGCAGGTCGACAGAGTGAAATGAAGAGGGAGGCACTAGCCTCGCCGCTTCATGCGCATCCTCCTCTTCACCGGTAAGGGTGGAGTCGGCAAGACGACGGTCGCCGCGGCCACGGCGGTCGCGACCGCAGCGTCGGGGCTGCGCACCTTGATCCTCTCGACGGATCCCGCGCACTCGTTGGCAGACGCGTTCGCGGTCCCGCTCGGTGACCAGCCGACCGAGGTGTGCGAGAACCTCTGGGGCGGCGAGCTCGACACGCGCACGCGTTTCGAAGCCGCGTGGTCCGACGTGCGCGAGTACGTCGTCGACGTCCTCGATTGGGCCGGCGCGGGCGCGCTCGAGGCCGAGGAGCTCTCGGTCGTACCGGGTCTCGACGAGGTGTTCGCGCTCGCGGAGCTGCGTGAGCGCGCGGCGTCGGGCGAGTTCGACGTCATCGTCGTCGACTGCGCGCCGACCGCTGAGACGCTCCGGCTGCTGTCGTTGCCCGACGTGCTCGCCTGGTACATGGACCGCGTGTTCGACTCGCAGCGCCGGCTCACGAAGCTGGCGCGCCCGATGATGAGCAAGGTCGCGAACCTGCCGATCGCGCGCGACTCGGTGTTCGCGGCGGTGCGGCGCTTCTACGACCGGCTCGACGGAGTGCGTGAGCTGTTGACCGACGGCTCGGTGACGACCGCGCGCCTCGTCGTGAACCCCGAGCGGATGGTCGTCGCCGAGGCCCGACGCACCTTCACCTATCTCTCCCTCTTCGGCTACCACGTCGACGCGGTGATCGCGAACCGTCTGTTGCCTGCGGGAGTCGCGGATCCGTGGTTCGACGAGTGGAAGCGCGTGCAGTCGGAGCACCTCACGACGATCGAGGACGCGTTCGCGCCGTTGCCGATCCTCACGTCGGAGCTCGCAGCCGAGGAGCTCATCGGGGTCGCGCGGCTCGGTGAGCTCGCGGCGCGCGTGTACGGCGATACCGACGCGGCGGCGGTGCTCTGCGCTTCGGATCCGCTGCGGATCGCGGAGGTCGACGGTTCGTTCGTGCTCTCGTTGCACCTGCCCTTCACGGTGAAGAGCGACATCGAGCTCGGCCGCAACGACGACGAGCTGTTCCTCGCCGTCGGTCCGCACCGGCGCGCGGTCGTGCTGCCCGACGCGCTGGCGCGGCGCGAAGTCGTCGGCGCGCGACTCGACGGCGACCGCCTCGAGGTCGAGTTCGCGACGGTATGAGCAGCCAGGCGCAGACCGCGGACCCTGCCGACGACGACCACGACGGCGAGCCGAGCGAGCGGCGCTATCACGAGGAGTGCTACGCGTGCCCCGTCGGGTCGTTGTTCATGTCGATGGACGCCGCGTCGCCCGACATGATGGAGCACCTGCTCGCGGCCGCGCACGAGCTGCTGCAGGTCGCGCGGAGCGCGATCGACGCGGCCGAGGCGGCCGTCGAGCGGCAGCGCGAGGCGCGGGCGAGCTCCGGCGGCGCGCCGCGCGTGCGCCGCATCGACCTCGACTGACCATCACGGCTCCGTGACCGCGCAGACGATCGGTCTCGACATCGGCGGCACGAAGGTGCTCGGAGTCGTCGCGAACGCCGACGGCACGGTGGTCGCCGAAGATCGCGAGGAGAGCCCGGAGGGTTTCGCCGACATCGTCGACTCCGCGGCGACGATGATCGCGACCTTGCGCTCGCGCGCCACTGCGGAAGTCGTCGCGGTCGGCATCGGCATCGCGGGGCTCGTCGACGCGCGGGGCGTGCTGCGCTACGGCCCGAACCTGCCCGGTGTCATCGACGCGCCCGTGCGCGAGGTGCTCGCGGCGCGCACGGAGTTGCCGGTCGTCGTCGACAACGATGCCAACGTCGCGGGTTGGGGCGAGGTGCGCTTCGGCGCGGCCGCGGGCACGCGCGACGCGCTGCTCGTGACGCTCGGCACCGGGATCGGCGGCGCGATCGTGCTCGGCGGGGAGGTGGTGCGGGGCGCGCACGGGTTCGCGGCCGAGCTCGGGCACTTCACGGTCGATCGCGACGGACCGATCTGCGCGTGCGGCGAGCGCGGGCACTGGGAGTCGTTCGCGTCCGGGTCGGCGCTCGGTCGCATCGCGCGCGAGCGCATCGAAGGCGGCGGCGGAGCCGCGATCCTCGCGGCCGCGGGCGGCGACCATCACGCCGTGAACGGACACCACGTCGGCGCGGCCGCGGCGGCCGGCGATGCCGACGCCCTGGGCGTGCTCGACGAGTACGCCGACAACGTCGCGCTCGGCTTGTCGGGGCTCGCGAACATCCTCGATCCCGAGATCATCGTGATCGGCGGCGGCCTCGTGACGCTCGGCGACCTGCTGTTCGAGCCCGTACGCGCCGCGTTCCTCCGGCACATCGAGGCGCCCGAGCACCGGCCGAAGGTGCCGATCGTCCCGACGGCGCTCGGCGAGCGTGCGGGCGCGATCGGCGCGGCGGCGCTCGCAGCCGACGCGCACGGCTGAGCGGGCCGACATGGCGAAGCTCGCGATCACGCTGCCGTCGTTTCGCGAGTCGCCCGATCCCGCGATCGAGGTCGCGCGCGCGGCCGAGGCCGCCGGACTCGACGCCGCGTTCGTGTTCGACCATCTCTTCCGCGCGCGCGGTGAGGCGCGGCGGCCGGCGATCGAGGGCTTCACGCTGCTCGGCGCGCTCGCGGTCGAGACGACGCGCATCGCGCTCGGTCCGTTCGTCGCGCGCGCGACGCTCCACCCGCCGGCCACGCTCGCGCACACGCTCGACACCGTGCAGCGCGTGAGCAACGGACGGCTGATCGCGGGACTCGGCGCGGGCGATCACGAGAGCGCGGCCGAGAACGAGACCTTCGGCCTCGAGTTCGGGTCGATGGCGGATCGCGTGCGCGCCCTCGCGGACGCGATCACCGCGACGAGCGGACGCGGCTATCCGGTGTGGGTCGGCGGCACGTCGGCTGCGGTGCGCACGGTCGCGGCGGGCTCGGAAGGCTGGAACCGGTGGGGCGGACCGGTCGAGCGCTTCGCGCGGCAGGCGACGGGCGTGCGCGCGCAAGCCGCGAGGCCGATCACGGTGTCGTGGGGTGGGCTCGTCGTCGTCGGCGAGGACGACGCCGCGGCCGCGCGCAAGGCGGACCGGTTGCAGCCGTCGGCCGACACGATCGTCGGCGGTCCCGAGCGCGTCGCCGAGCAGTTCCGTGCGTACGTCGACGCCGGCGCGGAGTGGATCGTCGCGGGACCGGTCGACTCCGGCGATCCCGAGAACGCGACGATCCTCGGCGAGCGGGTCGCGGCCCTCTTGCGCTGACGACCGCGACTCAGCGCGCGTCGAGGAGCAGGTGCGCGGCGCGTTCGAGGTCGTCGGCCATCACGCCGGTGTCGGACATCCCGCCGACCCAGAACGCGAGCGCCGCGAACCACACGTGTCCGAGCACGTCGACGATCGCGTCGAGGTCGGTCACGCAGTCGTCACCGATCGCGCCCGCGATCATCCGGCGCAGCGAGTCCTGCACCGCCTGCTTGAGCGGCGCAGCGTCGCCGTCAGTCGACGACATCGCGGTCACCATCGCCGACGTGACGCGCGGTTGGCGTTCGAGCGCAGTGCACGCGCGTCGCAGACCTTCCGACACGCGCTCCGCGGGCGAGTCGCCGCGCGGCGGTCGCTGCTCGATGCGGCATCGCAACGTGTCGGCCTGCGCGGCCATCGCCGCGAGCAACAGCTGATCCTTCGACGAGAAGTGGCGGTACAGCGTGCCCAACGCGACTTCGGCGCGCGCCGCGACGTCGCGCATCTGCACGGCGTCGTATCCGCCCTCGCCCGCGAGTGCGACCGCGGACTCGACGAGCCGGCGGCGGCGGGCGGCGGTCTCCGCGGCGCGCGTGCCGGTGCCTCGACGGCTCGCCGGCGCGCTCGGTGCCGCTGGCACGACGGCCCCCGTCCCCATCGGGGCAGGGTACCCGCGACCTAGAACCGGTTGCAGGTTGACGTCACTCGAGGGTCGAGTAGCTCGTCGACCGATCGTCGGTGCGCGCCGCACCGACCTCGTCGACCGCGGTCGCGAGATCGGCCGCGAACGCGTCGATCGCGGGCGCGTTCGCGGCACAGACGGTCGCGTGCAACGTGTCCGGCGGCGTCTGCCGGTCGAGGTACCAGCCACCGAGCCGCGCGAGCGCGTCGCCGATCGCGAAGACGTCCACTCCGGGTTGCGCGGCGCCATCGGCGGTGATGCCCAAGATCTGGGCCTCGGGTTCGACGAGCACGGTGAGACCCGGGGTCGCGCGCACCGCCGCGACCATGCGATCGCGCGCGTCGAGCATGCGGCGCGTGAGGTCGAGATATCCGTCGACGCCGAGCCGCTGCAGCACCGCCCACGCGGCGGCCATCGGCGCGCCCGGCCGCGTGCCTGCGAGGTTCGGCGACGCGTAGAAGCCACCGAGCCAGTCGGTGAACGCGAACGTCTGGTAGCGCCGCAGCTCCTTGGTGCGGTGCAGGATCACCGACGCGCCCTTGGGCGTGTAGCCGAGCTTGTGGAGGTCGGCCGACATCGACGTCACCCCGTCGACGCGGAAGTCCCACGGCGGAATCTCGTAGCCGAGTCGTTCCATGAACGGAAGCACGTAGCCGCCCATGCACGCGTCGACGTGGAAGTTCGCGCCCGCGTCGCTCGCGATCGCGGCGAGGTCGGCGATCGGATCGATCACCCCCTGCGGATACTGCGGTGCCGAGCCGACGACGAGCACGGTGTTGCGCGTGATCGCGGCGCGCATCGCGTCGACGTCGGCGCAGTAGTCGTCGCGCACCGGCACCGACTGCACTTGCAAACCGAAGACGTGCGCGGCCTTGTGGAACGCCGCGTGCGCGGTGTTCGCGAGGACGATCTCGGGTTCGTCGATGTCGCGCTCCTGCGCGCCCCGCTCTCGCGCCGCGAGCACGGCCATGAGGATGCTCTCGGTACCACCCGAGGTCATGAAGCCCGCGACCTGCTCGTCGCCGTGCAGCAGATCGGCGGTGATGCGCACGACCTCGGATTGCATCGCGCCGAGGCTCGGGAAGGCGATCGTGTTGAGCGCGTTGTCGTGCAGGTAGAGCGCAGCCGCGGCGGCACCGACCGCCTCGACCTCCTCGCCGCCGTCGTAGACGAGGCCGAACGTGCGACCGTCGCGCCAACGGGCGTCGCGCTCCTTGCGCGCGTGCAGCTCGGCGAGCACGTCGTCGAACGATCGGCCGTGGGAAGGCAGGCTCACCCGCGGAATCGTACGCGTGCCCGACGCACGCGCCACTCGCCCTCCGTCAGCCGGCGCCGAGTGCGCTCCAGCCCTTCGCCGGCGGCGTCGTCGCCCGGCACGCGGCCGCCGTCGAACCGATCACGACCTGCGCGTCCTGGTTCGCGACGACGCGCCCGTACGCGCAGCCCTTCGGACCCGCGTACTCGGCGAACACGATGCGCGTCTTCGTCGCCGCCACCGACATCTGGCCGACCCGTACCGACGCCTGCGCGCCGCGCACGAACGCGAACTGCGGGAGCTCGTGCCCGAGCACGGCCGGCGTCGCGGGCGCGTAGGTCTTCCAGAAGGCGTGCAGCTGCCCGGCCGTCGCGACCACGACGCGCAGGTCGGCCTTCGTCTGGATGCGGATCGCGTCGGCGAAGGGGCTCGTGACCGGTGTCTCCGCGCTGCCGATCTGTCCGCCGGTGTCGACCGTCGTCGCGCCGAGCTCCGGTCGCGCGCCGACGGGGAGACGAAGCGCGCGGACCGAGAACGCGAGCACGACGACGAGCCAGACACACGTTCTTGCCATCACGCGCTCGCGGCGGCTGAAGCGGCGGGTGAACGCGTCGCGGCGCGAGAACCATTTGCGTCGCCGCGGCTTGGGTGCGGTTTCGGGGCGCGCGATGACGACGGGCGCTGCGAGCGGGGTCGCGACGATCTCGGCGACGGGTGCGGCCGCGGGTGCGGGTACGGGTGGGACGCGCGGAGGTGCCGGGGGTTCGTCGCGATCCGCCGGCGCTTCGCGATCCGCCGGCGTTTCGGGTTCGGGTGCAGGTTCCGGATCGGGCTCGGCCGCGGGCGCGGGCTGGATCGCATGCTCGGCGATCTCGTTGGCACGCGCGATGACGCGGTCGAGCGCGGCGTCGGTGTCGTGCACCGTGGGCTCGGCGGCGGCGGCGATCTCGGCCGCGGCGTCGGCGATCGCGGCGAGGGTCGCGGGGGACAGTTGCGCCGCGGGCTCGTCGACCTCGACCGGTGCGGGCTCGGGCGCGGGCACCGGAACGCCGAGGTAGACCGCGAACGTCATCGGGTCCGTCGCGAACGGCTGCGGCAGCTTCGGCAGCGCGACCTGCGCGACGACGCTGCGCACGATCGGGTCCGTGGTCGTCGCGCTGCTCACGCTCGCGCTCGCGCCGACGAGCGCGAGCTCGGGCGCATGTGCAGGCGCGGGCGCGACCGCTGCGACGGGTTCGAGCGCAGCTTCGCAGCGGGGACAGCGCTTGGCCGTCACCGACACGAAGCACTCGCAGTTCGGACAGGGTCGCACGGGCACTGCTCCCGGACCGCCCATCCCCGGAGCGGTCCCTCACCCGTCTCCATCGGCCGGTTCGAGCAACCTCTGAGCCCGCCGCGGTGTCGGGAGAGCGTGGGATCCTGCCGGTCCGGCCCAGTCGCGGCGCTCTGCGTGGTCGCGGTCGCGCTGATGGGCGCGTGTCGCGGGCACGCTGGGGCCGCACCCCCTCGGCCGCGCGTGACCCCGAACACCACGATCGCCGCCACGACCACGACGACCGTCGCACCGCGGCAGCCCGCGTTGGTGCAGGGGCTGAGCGCGCTGTCGTTCGCCGACGCGTCCTCCGGATGGCGCATCGATCCCGTCGAGTACGACGCGATCGAGCGCACGACCGACGGCGGTCGCACGTGGGTGAAGCAGCAACCGATACCGCGGAACGGCACGTCGCTCAACGGCGTGCTCGCGATCGACGCGCAGCACGCGTTCGCGCTCGTGTACTCGGGCCGCGACGATCTGATCGGCACGCTCGAGCGCGCCGCCGACGGCACGCACTGGTCGGCGACGCGCGGCCGCGGGCTTCCCGCATCGCTCGCGGGCGTGTCGTTCGCCGATCGCGTGCATGCGTGGGGCCTGACCGAGTTCGGTGATCTCGTCACCACGGCCGACGGCGGCGACACCTGGCGGCCGATGCGATCGCCGGTTCACGACACCGTGGCCGGCAGCGTGTGCCTCGCCGCGCCCGGCGTCGGCTGGGCGGCGACGGCGAGCGCGGTGTATCGGAGCGACGACGACGGATCGACGTGGCGGGAGCAGGCGCGCATTCCCGTGCGCGGCGACGGACCCGAGCTGGTGTGCCGCGGCCCGCACGTCGCGTTCGCATCCTTCGGCGCC
Proteins encoded:
- a CDS encoding sialidase family protein gives rise to the protein MTPNTTIAATTTTTVAPRQPALVQGLSALSFADASSGWRIDPVEYDAIERTTDGGRTWVKQQPIPRNGTSLNGVLAIDAQHAFALVYSGRDDLIGTLERAADGTHWSATRGRGLPASLAGVSFADRVHAWGLTEFGDLVTTADGGDTWRPMRSPVHDTVAGSVCLAAPGVGWAATASAVYRSDDDGSTWREQARIPVRGDGPELVCRGPHVAFASFGAGAGQHIGAFLRSDDGGAHWRPLTEDRVPGSPAITAPGFPESQERGYPVVMLHDGTLVFAAGCYACGLGQSWLVVASPTDHFVVTKFDASDLQSDFVAAAAADARRLYVEIQSISADGSGPRPVTLYASVDGGVSWRARG
- a CDS encoding ArsA family ATPase, with translation MRILLFTGKGGVGKTTVAAATAVATAASGLRTLILSTDPAHSLADAFAVPLGDQPTEVCENLWGGELDTRTRFEAAWSDVREYVVDVLDWAGAGALEAEELSVVPGLDEVFALAELRERAASGEFDVIVVDCAPTAETLRLLSLPDVLAWYMDRVFDSQRRLTKLARPMMSKVANLPIARDSVFAAVRRFYDRLDGVRELLTDGSVTTARLVVNPERMVVAEARRTFTYLSLFGYHVDAVIANRLLPAGVADPWFDEWKRVQSEHLTTIEDAFAPLPILTSELAAEELIGVARLGELAARVYGDTDAAAVLCASDPLRIAEVDGSFVLSLHLPFTVKSDIELGRNDDELFLAVGPHRRAVVLPDALARREVVGARLDGDRLEVEFATV
- a CDS encoding SRPBCC family protein; the protein is MADHASERIRIDAPADRCFDVAIDFESYPEWAKDVKSAVIIEADDEGRGTKVEYRAAALGRSVRYVLAYDYADAPDSFSWHFVEGDMLRQLDGTYRFEAESDGSTRVHYDLSVEIAVPLPGLIKRRAAALIMGSALKELKAQVDRVK
- a CDS encoding LLM class flavin-dependent oxidoreductase; this encodes MAKLAITLPSFRESPDPAIEVARAAEAAGLDAAFVFDHLFRARGEARRPAIEGFTLLGALAVETTRIALGPFVARATLHPPATLAHTLDTVQRVSNGRLIAGLGAGDHESAAENETFGLEFGSMADRVRALADAITATSGRGYPVWVGGTSAAVRTVAAGSEGWNRWGGPVERFARQATGVRAQAARPITVSWGGLVVVGEDDAAAARKADRLQPSADTIVGGPERVAEQFRAYVDAGAEWIVAGPVDSGDPENATILGERVAALLR
- a CDS encoding TetR family transcriptional regulator; this translates as MGTGAVVPAAPSAPASRRGTGTRAAETAARRRRLVESAVALAGEGGYDAVQMRDVAARAEVALGTLYRHFSSKDQLLLAAMAAQADTLRCRIEQRPPRGDSPAERVSEGLRRACTALERQPRVTSAMVTAMSSTDGDAAPLKQAVQDSLRRMIAGAIGDDCVTDLDAIVDVLGHVWFAALAFWVGGMSDTGVMADDLERAAHLLLDAR
- a CDS encoding FAD-dependent oxidoreductase — encoded protein: MRSVAIVGMSLAGLRAAEALRRAGFDGRITAIGAEPHLPYDRPPLSKELLAGKWEVDDVVLRKQGVDDLALDWRLGRRAIGLDLSDRHLDLDDGTRVDFDGLVVATGSEPRRLPANAFPDGDSALDGAFVLRSLDDAVAIRARLEGRPRVVVIGAGFIGAEVAATCRGRGLDVTVLEALPQPMVRGLGPVIGGVCADLHRDHGVDLRLGVSVEAIEGAGRVERVRLADGTRIDADLLVVGIGVVPATDWLASSGLTLDNGVVCDETCLAAPGVVVAGDAARWPNPLFDGEMMRLEHWTNATEQGVAAAERLLASDADAVPFAPVPFVWSDQYDVKIQSVGRFNADDEVHVAHGSLEERRFVALFGRAGRLVGALGFGRPRPVMQYRRMIGDRRSLAEALEHAANG
- a CDS encoding glycosyltransferase family 4 protein, with product MTSLLVTNDFPPKVGGIQSYLWELWRRLPPDDTTVLTTPHPDAARFDRDVPFRIERVSSKVLWPTRAIARRVDALAREVGADVIFLDPMLPLGLIGPRLRSAPYVVIAHGAEITLPGRLPGSHALGRRVLRHAAGVVAAGEYAAAACARTAGRALPTLVIPPGVDPERFQPIDATARAEVRARYRIDVDRPLILGLSRLVPRKGFDVLIRAVAQLDDSVQLAIAGAGRDENRLKDLAVSHQVHPRVRFLERLPAAEIAPLYAAADVFAMLCRDRWGGLEAEGFGIVFVEAAACGVPSIAGRSGGSHEAVVDGETGFVVEPQDVDGVRAALERLLGDDALRARFGAAARERARTELSYEVLTQRLLPVTRGDLGSLRTGPR
- a CDS encoding ROK family protein; its protein translation is MTAQTIGLDIGGTKVLGVVANADGTVVAEDREESPEGFADIVDSAATMIATLRSRATAEVVAVGIGIAGLVDARGVLRYGPNLPGVIDAPVREVLAARTELPVVVDNDANVAGWGEVRFGAAAGTRDALLVTLGTGIGGAIVLGGEVVRGAHGFAAELGHFTVDRDGPICACGERGHWESFASGSALGRIARERIEGGGGAAILAAAGGDHHAVNGHHVGAAAAAGDADALGVLDEYADNVALGLSGLANILDPEIIVIGGGLVTLGDLLFEPVRAAFLRHIEAPEHRPKVPIVPTALGERAGAIGAAALAADAHG
- a CDS encoding aminotransferase class V-fold PLP-dependent enzyme; this encodes MSLPSHGRSFDDVLAELHARKERDARWRDGRTFGLVYDGGEEVEAVGAAAAALYLHDNALNTIAFPSLGAMQSEVVRITADLLHGDEQVAGFMTSGGTESILMAVLAARERGAQERDIDEPEIVLANTAHAAFHKAAHVFGLQVQSVPVRDDYCADVDAMRAAITRNTVLVVGSAPQYPQGVIDPIADLAAIASDAGANFHVDACMGGYVLPFMERLGYEIPPWDFRVDGVTSMSADLHKLGYTPKGASVILHRTKELRRYQTFAFTDWLGGFYASPNLAGTRPGAPMAAAWAVLQRLGVDGYLDLTRRMLDARDRMVAAVRATPGLTVLVEPEAQILGITADGAAQPGVDVFAIGDALARLGGWYLDRQTPPDTLHATVCAANAPAIDAFAADLATAVDEVGAARTDDRSTSYSTLE